The Longimicrobiales bacterium genome includes the window CGAAGCGGCTTGACGACGCAAGCGCCGGACCGTTACTTGACGCATGACCGCCCTCTTTCTCACGTACGCGACAGCGCTCGTCCTGGGCTCCGTACACGCCCTCGAGGCCGACCACATGGCGGCCGTCACGTCGTTCGCCGTGCGTCGACCGGGCGTTCGCGAGTCGGTCCGCTTCGGCATGCGCTGGGCCGTCGGTCATGGCGGCGCGATCGTGCTGATCGGCAGTGGCCTGCTCCTGCTCGGTGTCCACCTGCCGCAGGACGCGAGTCACTGGCTCGAGCGCCTGGTCGGCGCGGTCATGGTCGGGCTCGGCATATGGACGTTCCGCGGCGCACGCGAGTTGCACGCTCACGCCCATGTCCATGACGGTGTCGTCGAGCATGCGCACCTGCATTCACACGCCGTGCATGATGATCACGATCACGGCCATGCCGTGACGGCAGTCGGCCTGTTGCATGGACTCGCGGGCTCCGGGTCCGCCATTGCACTGATCCCGCTGGTGGGTTTCGACTCGCCGGCGAGCGGTATTCTGTACCTGGTGCTGTTTTCCGTCGGCACGATCGGCGCGATGGTGCTGTACGGCCTGCTGGCGGGAGTCGTGCTCGGCCGGGCTGCCGATGGGTCGGTCCGCTTCGCGCGTCTGCTCGCCCGCGTCACAGGCGTGTTCACGATCATCGTCGGCACTGTTTGGCTGATCGGATGAGACGCCTGCTCACTACCCGGCGGCACGTGCCGCTCGATCGGGCCGAAGAGTATCTCGCCGCGTGGGAGAGTGTGCGCCGCGCGGTCGATGAGGCGGGCGGTCACGCCTGGATCTTTCGTGGCGCCGCGCACGAGGACCAGTTCATTGAATTCATCGAGTGGACGAACGGCTCGCCGGCAATGCATGAGGAGAGCGGCGTGGCCGCGGCACGCGCGGAGCTCGACATGTACGCCGCCGCCGGCGTGACGGAAGAGTGGGAGGACGCAGAGTGATCCTTGGTGACGAGAGACAGACCCTGCGCGAGCTGCTGCGGGCGCGCTCGCTGCGCACCGGTGAGTTCGTGCTCGCGAGCGGGGCGTCGTCCTCGTATTACATCGATGCGCGACTCACCACCATGTCGGGGTCCGGTCAGCTCCTCATCGGCCGGCGCGCTCTCGCCGAGATCGATGAGCGGGGCTGGTCCCCCGACGCGGTCGGCGGCCTCACACTCGGCGCAGATCCTGTTGCCTACGCGATCGCGCATGCGGCCGCTGCCGCCGGTCGCACGATCGATGCGTTCACGGTCCGCAAGCAGGCGAAGGAACACGGCACCGGCCGCCTCATCGAGGGCAACCTGCGCGAAGGCAGTCGCGTCCTGGTCGTGGAGGATGTGATCACGTCCGGTGAGAGCGCACTGCGTGCCGTTCGCGCCGTGGAGGACGCAGGCGCCCGTGTCATTGGTGTGCTGTCCGTGGTCGATCGCGAGGAGGGCGGGCGTTCACGGATCGAGGCGGCCGGACATCCGGTTGTCGCGCTGTTCACTGCGTCGGAGCTGCTCGGATAGAGTCCGGTGCCCCCTGCAGGCGCCGCGTCTCCATCCTGACGCCTCGCTCGATCCCTGCGGCGTGGCGCTCAGGGTGCGACGTTACCCCCATCCCATTCCCGTGCCGGCCTCACCGCCGACAACGGCTCGAGCAGACTCTGTGCGTACTGGAGTCGCGACTCGTAGTCCTCCAGGAGGTCTTCCGGTGCATGCGATCGGAAATGTGTGCTCGTCATCACCTCGCCGGGCGCACCGGTCTCCACGTCGACCACGTCGGCCAGGAAGAACGTCGCCGCTCCGGCATCCATTGCATTGATCACCCGGCATTCGAATGCGCCCAGGACATTGCTGAGCATCGGGATGCCGGTGATGCCTGTCCGTGTGTCGAGGTCGGCGAGCTTGTCGTCGACATCCCGTCCGCTTTGCAGGCCGAGTGCCCTGATGACATCCCACTGATCCGTGCGCAGCAGATGCACGCCCAGCAGACCGCTGCCGTAAATGAGGTCGTGCGAGAAGTTGGTTTTCGATATGTACAGCGAGATACGAGGCAGTGCCGGAACCAGCGATGCGCGCTGTGCACTGTTCACGATCAGGCCGTTGCTGCGCCCGTCGGCGGACGTCGTGATCGCCGCGACGGGCAGCGTCAGGTGACGCAGCAGCCGGTACGTCGGATCGGTCTGCTCCGCGCTCACGTCAGTCCAGCAGACGCAGCGGCATGACGAGACACAGATAGTCGGGCGCGTCGCCGTTCGCCCCGGACGGCTCGATTGTCGCCGCGCGCTCCGGCGCCTTGAACGTCAGCTTCACCTCGTCCGTCGGCATGTAGCGCAGCACCTCCAGGAGGTAGCTCGCGTTGAACCCGATGTCGATCGGCTCGCCGTTGTACTCGACCTCGAGATCCTCGTGCGCTTCACCCAGGTCCGGTGTCTCGACGGAGAAGCGCACCGCGTTCGTCGTGAAGCCGAGTCTCACGCGATGCGTCTGGTCGCTCGCCACGACAGCCATGCGCCGCAACGCCTGCACCAGCTGATTGCGATCGGCCGTCGCCTGC containing:
- the pyrE gene encoding orotate phosphoribosyltransferase, whose translation is MILGDERQTLRELLRARSLRTGEFVLASGASSSYYIDARLTTMSGSGQLLIGRRALAEIDERGWSPDAVGGLTLGADPVAYAIAHAAAAAGRTIDAFTVRKQAKEHGTGRLIEGNLREGSRVLVVEDVITSGESALRAVRAVEDAGARVIGVLSVVDREEGGRSRIEAAGHPVVALFTASELLG
- a CDS encoding sulfite exporter TauE/SafE family protein produces the protein MTALFLTYATALVLGSVHALEADHMAAVTSFAVRRPGVRESVRFGMRWAVGHGGAIVLIGSGLLLLGVHLPQDASHWLERLVGAVMVGLGIWTFRGARELHAHAHVHDGVVEHAHLHSHAVHDDHDHGHAVTAVGLLHGLAGSGSAIALIPLVGFDSPASGILYLVLFSVGTIGAMVLYGLLAGVVLGRAADGSVRFARLLARVTGVFTIIVGTVWLIG
- a CDS encoding flavin reductase family protein encodes the protein MSAEQTDPTYRLLRHLTLPVAAITTSADGRSNGLIVNSAQRASLVPALPRISLYISKTNFSHDLIYGSGLLGVHLLRTDQWDVIRALGLQSGRDVDDKLADLDTRTGITGIPMLSNVLGAFECRVINAMDAGAATFFLADVVDVETGAPGEVMTSTHFRSHAPEDLLEDYESRLQYAQSLLEPLSAVRPAREWDGGNVAP